TATGCTGGAGACCAGTGAGAAGGTGAGTGGCCGTCGCCCACCCGCGGGGACGCGTGCGCTCGCCAGTGTGCCGTTTGACATTTGCGGCTTCCCGTAGATGGGCTGGTTCAAGGGCTGGAAGGTCGAGCGCAAGGAGAGCAATGCCAACGGTAGCACCCTGCTGGAGGCTCTGGATGCCATCCTGCCCCCCTCACGTCCCACCGACAAGCCCCTCCGTCTGCCACTGCAGGATGTCTACAAAATTGGAGGTACGGAAGAGTTTTAGCTGTAGAACTTTGTCATTTGGAATCGACGGGCAGCGGCTAATTGGCCGTCCGCTCAGGTATCGGAACGGTGCCGGTCGGCCGCGTGGAGACCGGCGTCCTGAAGCCCGGCATGGTCGTCACCTTCGCCCCCACCAACCTGACCACCGAGGTCAAGTCCGTGGAGATGCACCACGAGTCGCTGCCCGAGGCCACCCCCGGCGACAACGTGGGGTTCAACGTCAAGAACGTGTCCGTCAAGGAGATCCGTCGCGGTTACGTCGCCGGCGACAGCAAGAACGACCCGCCCAAGGGTGCCGATAACTTCAATGCTCAGGTGAGCGCGTTCCTGCTCGCGGTTGGACTTTGTGGCGAGGCGGGAGCTTctaagttgtatttatttacttttttgtttgtttggtaaaGGTCATCATCCTGAACCACCCGGGCCAGATCAACGAGGGCTACGCCCCCGTGCTGGACTGCCACACGGCCCACATCGCCTGCAAGTTCAAGGAGCTCATCGAGAAGATCGACCGTCGTTCCGGCAAGAAGCTCGAGGACAACCCCAAGTTCGTCAAGTCCGGAGACGCCGCCATCGTCAAGATGATCCCCCAGAAGCCCATGGTGGTGGAGCCCTTCGCCAGTTACCCCCCCCTCGGTGAGCCGTCCGAGACTCGGCGGGCGCGGCTCGCGAGAGACTTTTTCTAACGCTCCGTTTCGTCTCCCCAGGTCGCTTCGCCGTGCGAGACATGAGGCAGACGGTGGCCGTCGGCGTCATCAAGGCCGTGGAGACCAAGGAAGTGAGCGGGAAGACGACCAAGGCCGCGGAGAAGGCCCAGAAGAAGAAATGAATTGTCGTGCGGGACACCCGGCGAGGGGACGCGTGCCGGCAGCAGCGGGCCGCCGCCCCGTCGTCCCCGCCGCGCTCCTCGCCGTCCTCGCTCCGCCCCCCTTCGTCTCTGAGGCGCAGCTCTGTGCTCAAGGACTGgcttatgctgattaaaactcaTCGCAAAAGTTTTCGCAGGAAAAAAGAACTTTGCGGCTTTGTCGGTCACCGCAATCACATGCCGGTGCCTCTTTAAGTTTTGAAAAGGGTTACGACTGTACATTGATGTTCAAATGCCACAAATTGGATTGGAAACGAAAGCGGCTGGTAACtaataaaaatgtctttgaaaaaaCGGAGCCGCTTTTGtcgactctttttttttttttttttttttttttatgctcggCGGCGCCGCGGGCTTTAGCCGGCCGGTCCGCCCGCCCTGCGACTCGACTCGGCGGGCGAGAGGCTGACTCCGCCCTCCCCCGGCTTCTCTATAAAAGCTTCGGGCGCTTCCGGCTCGGTCTTTCGTCTGTTCCGGATCGGGGACTACAGGTTGGTAATATTCTTTCCAAAAAGCACAACGTGCCGAATCGGTAATTCACTTGGCGAGGTGGTGACCGAGGGGAAACCTTTTGTCTTCacatttgtaaacaaaaacTACTCGTTGGTCAAATGTGGGGATTTGCTCTCCTTTGTACTGAAGTACAGAATGGATTCAAATCGACGTAGACGTCAGTCGTCAAGTTGACGTTTTGTTGGCTCTGAAAAGGTCTGCTTCCGCGTGCGCGCTCCCGCCGCCGTGCGCGCGCCCGCTCGCCACGACTCGGACGCGacatggcggcggcggcgcaaCATGGAGGCCGATCACGTGACTCGCGAAGGCGCGGCACCGACCGCGACAAATTGACACGCGAGCGCGAAATCGTCGCGAGAGCTTCGCGCGGCCGACATGGCCCGTGCGCTCCGTGACGGAAAATGTCCAATTTTGTCCGCCAGTCGCTCGAAATGGccaaggagaaaacccacatcaACATCGTGGTCATCGGACACGTGGACTCCGGAAAGTCCACCACCACCGGGCACTTGATCTACAAGTGCGGCGGCATCGAGAAGCGAGCCATCGAGAAGTTCGAGAAGGAGGCGGCTGAGGTGGGTGGACGACTGCTGCTGCTCTTTgggctcgctcgctcgcttctTCTTTCCCCTCCGTTTCTTATTTCCCGGCGGTTGGTGCCACCTGCTGTTGTAACTCGCGCACTACACCAGGGCTTCTCCACTTGGACGGCAAATGGCAGAGCTCCGTTTGCTTGAATACACTTGCTTCATCCGTACAAGTCGTTCATTTCTGACAAGGGAGGTCCAAACAAACGTGCACAATTGCGCACACCCTCTTAACTGGCTCGTGTGTTCCCGAATGAAGCGATCGCGTTCAAACTCGTTAAATGGTAGCCGGCGCAGCTGCCCGCCTCTGATGAACCCCGATTCAGCTTATGTTGTtctggtaggcttttcctgacatgtttGGCCTTTACTTTGCCTCGGTTACAGCGACTAATAATTGGTTAGGTCCAAACTGGGATGCGTCCGTGTTAGCAACGACGTGACAATGGGCAGAGGCGCTTCAATGTGGACGCTGACTCCCGTTCAGCATGACTTTACGGCAACTCA
This is a stretch of genomic DNA from Phycodurus eques isolate BA_2022a chromosome 20, UOR_Pequ_1.1, whole genome shotgun sequence. It encodes these proteins:
- the LOC133396116 gene encoding elongation factor 1-alpha, which gives rise to MGKEKTHINIVVIGHVDSGKSTSTGHLIYKCGGIDKRTIEKFEKEAAEMGKGSFKYAWVLDKLKAERERGITIDIALWKFETSKYYVTIIDAPGHRDFIKNMITGTSQADCAVLIVAAGVGEFEAGISKNGQTREHALLAFTLGVKQLIVGVNKMDSTEPPYSQKRFEEITKEVSTYIKKIGYNPATVAFVPISGWHGDNMLETSEKMGWFKGWKVERKESNANGSTLLEALDAILPPSRPTDKPLRLPLQDVYKIGGIGTVPVGRVETGVLKPGMVVTFAPTNLTTEVKSVEMHHESLPEATPGDNVGFNVKNVSVKEIRRGYVAGDSKNDPPKGADNFNAQVIILNHPGQINEGYAPVLDCHTAHIACKFKELIEKIDRRSGKKLEDNPKFVKSGDAAIVKMIPQKPMVVEPFASYPPLGRFAVRDMRQTVAVGVIKAVETKEVSGKTTKAAEKAQKKK